Proteins from a genomic interval of Acidimicrobiales bacterium:
- a CDS encoding LytR C-terminal domain-containing protein: MSEASGRTASGPARDNLVGALLIGAAIVIGLVLLVRGYDQEGALVTTDASTETTATTAAPPTTVEPVARPPAEVPVIVANGAGVAGAAGNLKTTLESSGYTTVGTSDASPVTTTLVYYAEGWQPEAKALATLIGTDPAAVRVLPTEPPVEMGDATVLVVLGPDKATAG; encoded by the coding sequence GTGAGCGAGGCCTCGGGCCGCACCGCCTCCGGGCCGGCTCGCGACAACCTCGTCGGCGCCCTCCTCATCGGCGCAGCCATCGTGATCGGCCTGGTCCTGCTGGTCAGGGGCTACGACCAGGAAGGGGCCCTCGTCACCACCGATGCGTCGACCGAGACGACGGCCACGACCGCGGCGCCGCCCACCACCGTCGAGCCGGTCGCCCGTCCCCCCGCCGAGGTGCCGGTGATCGTCGCCAACGGGGCCGGGGTGGCGGGCGCCGCCGGGAACCTCAAGACCACCCTCGAGAGCTCGGGCTACACCACCGTCGGCACGTCCGACGCCTCCCCGGTCACGACGACGCTCGTCTACTACGCCGAGGGCTGGCAGCCCGAGGCGAAGGCGCTGGCCACCCTGATCGGCACCGACCCGGCCGCCGTCCGGGTGCTGCCCACCGAGCCGCCGGTCGAGATGGGCGACGCCACCGTGCTGGTGGTCCTGGGGCCCGACAAGGCCACCGCGGGTTGA
- a CDS encoding DUF3263 domain-containing protein — protein MELTDRDRAILDFERSWWHETGPKEIQVQERFELSATRYYEILGELLDSPEAYAYDPLGVRRLRRLRDRRRRVRQESSSESTEQQGP, from the coding sequence ATGGAACTCACCGACCGGGATCGGGCGATCCTCGACTTCGAGCGCTCGTGGTGGCACGAGACCGGCCCCAAGGAGATCCAGGTCCAGGAGCGCTTCGAGCTGTCCGCGACCCGCTACTACGAGATCCTGGGCGAGCTGCTCGACAGCCCCGAGGCCTACGCCTACGACCCGCTCGGCGTGCGCCGCCTGCGCCGCCTCCGCGACCGCCGTCGGCGGGTGCGCCAGGAGTCGTCGAGCGAGAGCACGGAGCAGCAGGGGCCGTGA
- a CDS encoding TIGR03618 family F420-dependent PPOX class oxidoreductase: protein MALDPAHLPDAVTEFLRERHLATLTTLRPDGTPHVVAVGFTWDAEAAVARVITWAGSRKARNVAERWAGPAAVCQVDGGRWLTLEGSATVTGEPGPVADAVRRYTERYRPPKDRSDRVVIEIQVASVMGRA, encoded by the coding sequence ATGGCCCTCGATCCCGCCCACCTCCCCGACGCCGTCACCGAGTTCCTCCGCGAGCGCCACCTCGCCACGCTCACCACGCTGCGCCCCGACGGCACCCCCCACGTGGTGGCCGTCGGCTTCACCTGGGACGCGGAAGCGGCGGTGGCCCGGGTCATCACGTGGGCGGGCAGCCGCAAAGCGCGCAACGTCGCGGAGCGCTGGGCCGGTCCGGCCGCGGTGTGCCAGGTCGACGGGGGCCGGTGGCTCACCCTCGAGGGTTCGGCCACGGTGACGGGGGAACCGGGGCCGGTGGCCGACGCCGTGCGCCGCTACACCGAGCGGTACCGACCCCCGAAGGACCGCAGCGACCGGGTGGTCATCGAGATCCAGGTGGCCAGCGTGATGGGGCGGGCATGA
- a CDS encoding FtsX-like permease family protein has product MLKLTLRGLAAHKVRLIATAVAVFLGVAFMCGTQVLTGSVSASFDKVFADVYAQIDTVARSTTQVETPFGDERAKIDGSLVPLVAAVPGAAAAEGQVIGQIRVLDKTGEPLAPSTGAPNFGLNWLTSPALNGWTVDGAPPTGPGEIVLDAKSAGDGGFALGDRVDVADQQGIRSFELVGIAKFGELETWGGAQAALFETATLQELLQEPGRFDWISVAGEEGVSQSELTERVAEVLPADTEAITGDEFTEESQTAFQQLISIFNTFLLTFALIALFVGSFIIYNTFSIIVAQRTKELALLRAIGASRRQVLSSVMLEALAVGLVASAIGVGLGILLAIGLNALLRNVGFAAPDTPLIVPPSAVISSMLVGTLITLVSAVFPARKAASVAPVAAMRDVAVDTSSRSRIRLALGLVIVALGAGLLYLGLFGGGDNSLQLIGAGAAAVFVGFAVLGPVTAPRLSRVLGAPLPVLRGVTGRLAQENAIRNPRRTASTASALMIGVGLVVFIAVTADSLKASTTDAIDDSVQGQYVVNTSGFGPTALPPSLAEELRALPEVETAASVRGGFATVDGNAQIVLAVEPADLTQVIEFSDVEGSFAALGGNGVAISEQQATDDGLALGDTLPATFLQGGETTLEVQSIYRTQFPLQGAGWIIDQELYARYFPPQQQTDQAVYVKLVDTSPEGIAEARPALDAVVAPFPGAELQDLTEFKQSQTDQANQFLVIVYVLLALALVIAIVGVINTLLLSVYERTRELGLLRAVGMSRGQVRSSVRWESVIIALIGTLTGLLIGLVFGWALVQALEDEGITVFSIPVGQLVIMVFLAALAGVGAALYPAFRAARLNVLTAIATE; this is encoded by the coding sequence ATGCTCAAGCTCACCCTCCGCGGCCTCGCCGCGCACAAGGTGCGGCTGATCGCGACCGCCGTCGCCGTCTTCCTCGGCGTCGCCTTCATGTGCGGCACCCAGGTCCTCACCGGGAGCGTCAGCGCCAGCTTCGACAAGGTCTTCGCCGACGTCTACGCCCAGATCGACACCGTCGCCCGGTCGACGACCCAGGTCGAGACGCCCTTCGGCGACGAGCGGGCCAAGATCGACGGATCGCTCGTCCCGCTGGTCGCGGCCGTCCCCGGCGCGGCCGCCGCCGAGGGCCAGGTCATCGGCCAGATCCGGGTGCTCGACAAGACCGGTGAGCCGCTCGCCCCCAGCACCGGGGCCCCGAACTTCGGGCTCAACTGGCTCACCTCTCCGGCCCTGAACGGCTGGACCGTGGACGGCGCCCCGCCCACCGGCCCCGGCGAGATCGTGCTCGACGCGAAGTCCGCCGGCGACGGCGGGTTCGCCCTCGGCGACCGCGTGGACGTCGCCGACCAGCAGGGCATCCGCTCCTTCGAGCTGGTCGGCATCGCGAAGTTCGGTGAGCTCGAGACCTGGGGCGGCGCCCAGGCGGCGCTGTTCGAGACAGCCACCCTCCAGGAGCTGCTCCAGGAGCCGGGCCGGTTCGACTGGATCTCGGTGGCCGGTGAGGAGGGCGTCTCCCAGTCCGAGCTCACCGAGCGGGTGGCCGAGGTGCTGCCCGCCGACACCGAGGCGATCACCGGCGACGAGTTCACCGAGGAGAGCCAGACCGCCTTCCAACAGCTGATCTCGATCTTCAACACGTTCCTGTTGACCTTCGCCCTCATCGCCCTGTTCGTCGGGTCGTTCATCATCTACAACACCTTCTCGATCATCGTCGCCCAGCGCACCAAGGAGCTGGCCCTCCTGCGGGCCATCGGCGCCAGCCGCCGCCAGGTGCTGTCGTCGGTGATGCTCGAGGCGCTGGCGGTGGGCCTCGTCGCCTCGGCCATCGGCGTGGGCCTCGGCATCCTGCTCGCCATCGGGCTCAACGCCCTGCTGCGCAACGTGGGCTTCGCGGCCCCCGACACGCCGCTCATCGTGCCGCCGTCGGCGGTGATCTCGTCGATGCTCGTCGGGACGCTCATCACCCTGGTCTCGGCGGTGTTCCCGGCCCGCAAGGCGGCGTCGGTGGCGCCCGTCGCAGCGATGCGCGACGTGGCCGTCGACACCAGCTCGCGGTCGCGGATCCGTCTGGCCCTCGGCCTGGTGATCGTGGCGCTCGGTGCCGGTCTCCTCTACCTCGGCCTCTTCGGGGGCGGCGACAACTCGCTGCAGCTCATCGGGGCGGGAGCGGCGGCGGTGTTCGTCGGGTTCGCGGTGCTCGGGCCCGTCACCGCTCCCCGGCTGTCCCGGGTGCTCGGCGCGCCGCTCCCCGTCCTGAGGGGGGTGACCGGACGACTGGCCCAGGAGAACGCCATCCGCAACCCCCGGCGCACGGCCAGCACCGCGTCGGCGCTCATGATCGGCGTCGGGCTCGTCGTCTTCATCGCCGTCACCGCCGACTCGCTGAAAGCGTCGACCACCGACGCCATCGACGACTCGGTGCAGGGCCAGTACGTGGTCAACACCTCCGGTTTCGGCCCCACGGCGCTGCCGCCGTCGCTGGCCGAGGAGCTGCGCGCCCTGCCGGAGGTCGAGACCGCGGCGAGCGTCCGGGGCGGCTTCGCCACGGTCGACGGGAACGCCCAGATCGTGCTGGCCGTCGAACCCGCCGACCTCACCCAGGTGATCGAGTTCAGCGACGTCGAGGGGAGCTTCGCCGCCCTCGGCGGCAACGGCGTCGCCATCAGCGAGCAACAGGCCACCGACGACGGGCTCGCCCTCGGCGACACCCTGCCGGCCACCTTTCTCCAGGGTGGCGAGACGACGCTCGAGGTCCAGTCGATCTACCGAACCCAGTTCCCGCTGCAGGGAGCGGGGTGGATCATCGACCAGGAGCTGTACGCCCGCTACTTCCCTCCCCAGCAACAGACCGACCAGGCGGTCTACGTCAAGCTCGTCGACACGAGCCCCGAGGGCATCGCCGAGGCCCGGCCCGCCCTCGACGCGGTCGTCGCCCCGTTCCCCGGCGCCGAGCTCCAGGACCTCACCGAGTTCAAGCAGAGCCAGACCGACCAGGCCAACCAGTTCCTCGTCATCGTGTACGTCCTGTTGGCGCTGGCCCTCGTCATCGCCATCGTCGGGGTGATCAACACCCTGCTGCTCTCGGTGTACGAGCGCACCCGCGAGCTCGGGTTGCTGCGGGCCGTGGGCATGAGCCGCGGACAGGTGCGCTCCAGCGTCCGCTGGGAGTCGGTGATCATCGCCCTGATCGGCACCCTGACCGGGCTGCTCATCGGCCTCGTGTTCGGGTGGGCGCTCGTCCAGGCCCTCGAGGACGAGGGCATCACGGTGTTCAGCATCCCCGTCGGCCAGCTGGTGATCATGGTGTTCCTGGCCGCCCTGGCCGGGGTCGGTGCCGCCCTGTACCCCGCGTTCCGGGCCGCCCGCCTGAACGTCCTGACCGCCATCGCCACCGAGTAG
- a CDS encoding ABC transporter ATP-binding protein — MTATETAPPAPPPAGSDLAARTVHASKVYGSGDTEVRALDDITVGFERARFTAIMGPSGSGKSTLMHCIAGLDTLTAGQVFIGDVDLSELNEKQLTTLRRDTIGFVFQAFNLVPTLTAAENITLPLDLAGRKVDQSWYDTVIGAVNLGDRVGHRPSELSGGQQQRVAVARALASKPQIIFADEPTGNLDSKSGTEILEFMRTAVDEFRQSIVMVTHDPVAASHADRVVFLADGKVVDDLEGPTTDIVLAHMRSLGEDLSTDQSA; from the coding sequence GTGACCGCCACCGAGACCGCCCCCCCTGCACCGCCCCCCGCCGGTTCCGACCTGGCCGCCCGCACGGTGCACGCCAGCAAGGTCTACGGCTCGGGCGACACCGAGGTCCGCGCCCTCGACGACATCACCGTCGGGTTCGAGCGGGCCCGGTTCACGGCGATCATGGGGCCCTCCGGGTCGGGCAAGTCCACGCTCATGCACTGCATCGCCGGCCTCGACACCCTCACGGCAGGTCAGGTCTTCATCGGTGACGTCGACCTGAGCGAGCTGAACGAGAAGCAGCTCACCACGCTGCGCCGCGACACCATCGGCTTCGTCTTCCAGGCCTTCAACCTGGTCCCGACGCTCACGGCGGCCGAGAACATCACCCTCCCGCTCGACCTCGCCGGCCGCAAGGTCGACCAGTCCTGGTACGACACCGTCATCGGCGCGGTGAACCTGGGTGACCGGGTCGGGCACCGCCCGAGCGAGCTGTCGGGCGGCCAGCAACAGCGCGTCGCCGTGGCCCGGGCGCTCGCCAGCAAGCCCCAGATCATCTTCGCCGACGAGCCCACCGGGAACCTCGACTCGAAGAGCGGCACCGAGATCCTCGAGTTCATGCGCACGGCGGTCGACGAGTTCCGCCAGTCGATCGTGATGGTCACCCACGACCCGGTGGCGGCCTCGCACGCCGACCGGGTGGTGTTCCTCGCCGACGGCAAGGTCGTCGACGACCTCGAAGGCCCGACGACCGACATCGTGCTGGCCCACATGCGCAGCCTCGGGGAGGACCTCTCCACCGACCAGTCGGCCTGA
- a CDS encoding peroxiredoxin: MAIRLGDTAPDFTADTTQGELSFHDWKGDSWAVLFSHPKDFTPVCTTELGTVAKLKPEFDARNVKPIGLSVDPVDSHRAWEGDIEETQGQAVNFPVIADPERTVADLYDMIHPNANDTLTVRSVFVIDPANKVRLTLTYPASTGRNFDELLRVIDSLQLTDGYKVATPANWTDGDDVIVAPALSDEEATERFPKGFTTLKPYLRMTPQPDK, translated from the coding sequence ATGGCCATTCGCCTCGGGGACACCGCCCCGGACTTCACCGCCGACACCACGCAGGGGGAGCTGTCCTTCCACGACTGGAAGGGCGACAGCTGGGCGGTGCTGTTCTCCCACCCCAAGGACTTCACCCCGGTCTGCACCACCGAGCTGGGCACCGTGGCCAAGCTCAAGCCCGAGTTCGACGCCCGCAACGTCAAGCCCATCGGCCTGTCCGTCGACCCGGTCGACTCCCACAGGGCCTGGGAGGGCGACATCGAGGAGACCCAGGGCCAAGCCGTCAACTTCCCGGTGATCGCCGACCCGGAGCGCACGGTGGCCGACCTCTACGACATGATCCACCCGAACGCCAACGACACGCTCACGGTGCGCTCGGTGTTCGTGATCGACCCCGCCAACAAGGTGCGCCTCACCCTCACCTACCCGGCCAGCACCGGCCGCAACTTCGACGAGCTGCTGAGGGTCATCGACTCGCTCCAGCTCACCGACGGCTACAAGGTGGCCACCCCGGCCAACTGGACCGACGGCGACGACGTCATCGTCGCACCGGCGCTCTCCGACGAGGAGGCCACGGAGCGGTTCCCCAAGGGCTTCACGACGCTGAAGCCGTACCTGCGGATGACGCCCCAGCCCGACAAGTGA
- a CDS encoding inorganic diphosphatase has protein sequence MEETIEVLIEIPRGSRNKYEVDHETGRIRLDRRLFAATAYPTEYGFIPDTLSEDGDPLDVLVLTEDPTFPGCYIVCKPVGLMWMEDEAGPDAKVICVEPSEPRWKDIDDIDDLPAEILAEIKHFFDVYKMLEPGKFSVTGTWEDRTAAWTEIEASRARYRSQGTGA, from the coding sequence ATGGAAGAGACCATCGAGGTGCTGATCGAGATCCCCCGCGGGAGCCGCAACAAGTACGAGGTCGACCACGAGACCGGTCGCATCCGCCTCGACCGGAGGCTGTTCGCGGCGACGGCCTACCCCACCGAGTACGGCTTCATCCCCGACACGCTGTCCGAGGACGGCGACCCCCTCGACGTGCTCGTCCTGACCGAGGATCCCACGTTCCCGGGGTGCTACATCGTGTGCAAGCCGGTGGGCCTCATGTGGATGGAGGACGAAGCGGGGCCCGACGCGAAGGTGATCTGCGTCGAGCCGAGCGAGCCCCGGTGGAAGGACATCGACGACATCGACGACCTGCCGGCCGAGATCCTCGCCGAGATCAAGCACTTCTTCGACGTCTACAAGATGCTCGAGCCCGGGAAGTTCTCGGTGACGGGGACGTGGGAGGACCGGACCGCGGCGTGGACCGAGATCGAGGCCTCCCGGGCCCGATACCGGTCACAGGGCACCGGGGCCTGA